From the genome of Cytobacillus firmus, one region includes:
- the purK gene encoding 5-(carboxyamino)imidazole ribonucleotide synthase, translated as MNLSNTTILPGQTIGIIGGGQLGRMMALAAKANGFRIAVLDPAEDSPCGQVADIKIIGEYGHLDSIKKLADVSDVVTYEFENISAEALEWLCANAHVPQGSEVLEITQDRTKEKAAIQKAGCVVAPYAVITTEKDIYDNIEKLGYPAVLKTSRGGYDGKGQVVIKSGQDIKKAAELLDNGVCVLEKWIAFEKEISVIICRNISGEKAVFPVGENVHKENILHQTIVPAMITADAEERAVKAANRLAEALSLVGTLAVEMFLTKDGQIYINELAPRPHNSGHYSIEACETSQFEQHIRAVCNWPLGSTELLKPAVMVNILGEHQEPLIKKIPELDDWKIHLYGKKDAKYKRKMGHVTLLRNSAEEAIEEAEKSGIWTPVKEKIGG; from the coding sequence ATGAACTTGTCTAATACAACCATTTTACCAGGACAAACAATTGGAATTATTGGCGGGGGGCAGCTTGGCAGAATGATGGCCCTGGCAGCTAAGGCAAATGGCTTCAGGATTGCCGTTTTGGATCCGGCAGAAGATTCTCCTTGCGGCCAGGTTGCCGATATTAAAATCATTGGCGAATACGGTCATTTAGATTCTATAAAAAAGTTAGCTGACGTCAGTGATGTGGTGACATATGAGTTTGAAAATATCAGTGCGGAAGCTCTTGAGTGGCTATGTGCAAATGCGCATGTCCCGCAGGGGAGCGAGGTGCTGGAGATCACCCAGGACCGGACAAAAGAAAAAGCAGCCATCCAAAAAGCTGGCTGCGTGGTAGCGCCATATGCGGTCATTACGACTGAAAAAGACATTTATGATAATATAGAAAAGCTTGGCTATCCAGCAGTCTTAAAGACATCCAGAGGCGGATATGACGGAAAAGGGCAAGTTGTGATAAAGAGCGGGCAGGATATTAAGAAAGCTGCAGAGCTTCTTGATAATGGCGTGTGTGTTCTTGAAAAATGGATCGCTTTCGAAAAGGAAATATCGGTTATTATCTGCCGGAATATTTCGGGAGAAAAAGCGGTATTCCCTGTCGGGGAAAATGTCCATAAAGAAAACATTCTGCACCAGACCATTGTGCCGGCCATGATCACAGCTGATGCTGAGGAACGGGCAGTAAAGGCAGCAAACCGGCTGGCAGAAGCTTTAAGCCTTGTCGGTACATTGGCAGTCGAAATGTTTCTGACAAAAGACGGTCAGATTTACATTAACGAGCTTGCGCCTCGTCCGCATAACTCAGGCCATTATTCCATTGAAGCTTGCGAAACCTCCCAGTTTGAACAGCACATCCGTGCGGTTTGCAATTGGCCGCTTGGCAGTACGGAGCTATTAAAACCGGCTGTTATGGTAAACATACTAGGAGAGCACCAGGAGCCTTTAATTAAGAAAATTCCTGAATTGGATGACTGGAAGATACACTTGTACGGAAAAAAGGATGCCAAATATAAACGCAAGATGGGCCATGTCACGCTTTTGCGGAACTCAGCCGAAGAGGCAATTGAAGAAGCAGAAAAAAGCGGCATTTGGACCCCTGTGAAGGAAAAGATCGGAGGATAA
- the purB gene encoding adenylosuccinate lyase, translated as MIERYTRPEMGAIWTEENRFQAWLEVEILACEAWAELGDIPKEDVQKIRENASFNIDRIKEIEEETRHDVVAFTRAVSESLGEERKWVHYGLTSTDVVDTALSYLIKQANDILLKDIERFVEILKNKAQEHKHTVMMGRTHGVHAEPTTFGLKLALWYEEMKRNLDRFKEAAAGVEFGKISGAVGTYANIDPFVEKYVCEKLGIQPAPISTQTLQRDRHAHYMGALALVATSIEKFATEIRGLQKSETREVEEFFAKGQKGSSAMPHKRNPIGSENMTGMARVIRGYMMTAYENVALWHERDISHSSAERIILPDATIALNYMLNRFGNIVKNLTVFPENMKRNMDRTLGLIYSQRVLLALIDKGMTREEAYDTVQPRAMEAWEKQVQFRSLIEQDETITSKLSEAEIDDCFDYNYHIKHVDTIFDRLGL; from the coding sequence ATGATTGAACGTTATACGAGACCGGAAATGGGAGCCATCTGGACAGAAGAGAACCGCTTTCAGGCTTGGCTTGAGGTGGAAATTCTTGCCTGTGAAGCTTGGGCGGAATTAGGAGATATTCCAAAAGAAGATGTTCAGAAAATCCGTGAGAATGCTTCTTTTAATATTGACCGCATTAAAGAAATCGAAGAGGAAACACGACATGATGTTGTCGCTTTTACTCGCGCGGTATCTGAATCCCTTGGCGAGGAGCGCAAATGGGTTCATTACGGGCTTACTTCCACAGATGTGGTTGATACGGCGCTTTCCTACTTAATCAAGCAGGCGAATGATATTCTGCTAAAAGATATTGAACGCTTTGTGGAAATCCTGAAAAACAAAGCACAGGAACACAAGCATACAGTGATGATGGGCCGTACGCATGGTGTTCATGCAGAACCGACTACATTCGGTTTAAAGCTTGCACTATGGTATGAAGAAATGAAGCGTAATCTTGACCGCTTTAAAGAAGCAGCCGCTGGTGTGGAATTCGGTAAAATCTCTGGTGCCGTCGGAACATATGCAAACATCGATCCGTTCGTTGAAAAATATGTGTGTGAAAAGCTGGGCATCCAGCCAGCGCCAATTTCTACCCAAACACTTCAGCGTGACCGTCATGCACATTATATGGGTGCGCTTGCGCTTGTGGCCACTTCAATTGAAAAATTTGCGACGGAGATCCGCGGCCTGCAAAAAAGCGAAACGCGTGAAGTGGAAGAGTTTTTCGCCAAAGGCCAAAAGGGATCTTCAGCAATGCCACATAAACGCAATCCAATTGGTTCAGAAAATATGACGGGTATGGCAAGAGTGATCCGCGGCTACATGATGACTGCGTATGAAAATGTAGCATTATGGCATGAGCGCGATATTTCTCACTCATCAGCTGAAAGAATCATCCTGCCTGATGCAACGATTGCGCTGAACTATATGCTGAATCGTTTTGGGAATATTGTTAAGAACTTAACCGTTTTCCCTGAAAACATGAAACGCAATATGGACCGTACACTGGGGCTGATTTACTCTCAGCGTGTTCTTCTTGCCTTGATTGACAAGGGTATGACACGTGAAGAGGCATATGACACTGTTCAGCCGCGGGCCATGGAGGCATGGGAAAAGCAGGTACAGTTCCGCAGCCTGATCGAGCAGGACGAGACCATTACATCAAAGCTATCCGAAGCAGAAATAGATGACTGCTTCGACTATAACTACCACATCAAGCATGTGGATACCATTTTTGACCGTCTGGGTTTATAA
- the purC gene encoding phosphoribosylaminoimidazolesuccinocarboxamide synthase, whose amino-acid sequence MEKGALLYEGKAKKVYQTNDENIVWIEYKDSATAFNGEKKASISGKGRLNNEITSLLFSKLQELGIDSHFIKKLSETEQLVKKVDIIPLETVVRNVAAGSFSKRLGVEEGKELSRPIVEFYYKDDELGDPLLTEDHIEVLQLADKQEVTLLQEKALQVNAVLKDFFKDLGIKLVDFKLEFGKDESGKILLADEISPDTCRLWDIETNEKLDKDVFRRDLGNLTDAYENILARLGGQTVCTK is encoded by the coding sequence ATGGAAAAAGGAGCATTGTTATACGAAGGCAAAGCCAAAAAGGTATATCAGACAAACGATGAAAATATTGTCTGGATTGAATATAAAGATTCTGCAACAGCCTTTAATGGGGAGAAAAAAGCGAGCATCAGCGGCAAGGGCCGGCTGAATAATGAGATTACCAGTTTGCTATTTTCAAAGCTTCAGGAGCTGGGGATTGATTCTCATTTTATTAAAAAGCTTTCGGAGACAGAACAGCTTGTGAAAAAAGTGGATATCATTCCGCTTGAAACAGTGGTCCGTAATGTTGCGGCGGGGAGCTTTTCTAAGAGATTGGGAGTTGAAGAAGGGAAAGAATTATCAAGACCGATTGTTGAGTTCTACTACAAAGATGATGAGCTTGGTGATCCGCTGCTGACAGAAGATCATATTGAAGTTCTTCAACTGGCTGATAAGCAGGAAGTTACCCTTTTACAAGAAAAAGCACTACAAGTTAATGCCGTTTTAAAAGACTTTTTCAAAGACCTGGGCATTAAACTAGTAGATTTCAAGCTGGAGTTTGGTAAAGATGAATCTGGCAAAATTTTGCTGGCTGATGAGATTTCGCCAGATACCTGCAGGCTTTGGGATATTGAAACAAATGAAAAACTGGATAAAGATGTTTTCCGCAGGGACCTTGGAAATTTAACAGATGCATATGAAAATATTTTAGCGAGACTGGGAGGCCAAACAGTATGTACAAAGTAA
- the purS gene encoding phosphoribosylformylglycinamidine synthase subunit PurS, which yields MYKVKVFVTLRESVLDPQGTVVKNSLHSLNYSEVSDVRIGKYMELTVEKSDRPVEEAVKEMCERLLANVVIEDYRFEIEEAVAQ from the coding sequence ATGTACAAAGTAAAAGTTTTCGTCACATTAAGAGAAAGTGTTCTAGATCCTCAGGGAACAGTTGTAAAAAACTCTCTGCATTCCTTGAACTACAGCGAAGTGTCTGATGTGCGCATTGGAAAATACATGGAGCTGACAGTGGAAAAAAGCGACCGTCCTGTTGAAGAAGCTGTGAAGGAAATGTGTGAGCGCTTATTGGCTAATGTTGTGATTGAAGATTATCGCTTTGAAATTGAGGAGGCTGTTGCTCAGTGA
- the purQ gene encoding phosphoribosylformylglycinamidine synthase subunit PurQ, translating into MKFAVIVFPGSNCDIDMYHAVKDELGAEAEYVWHDAESLDEYDGILLPGGFSYGDYLRSGAVARFSNVMREVVKAAEAGKPVLGVCNGFQILLEAGLLPGAMRRNDSLKFICRTVELKVENNETMFSSSYEKGEVINIPIAHGEGNYYCDEATLEALKANNQIVFTYNETNPNGSLENIAGIVNEKGNVLGMMPHPERAVDELLGGADGLKLFQSIVKQWREAHVVNA; encoded by the coding sequence GTGAAGTTTGCTGTGATCGTATTTCCAGGGTCGAATTGTGACATTGATATGTATCATGCAGTAAAGGATGAGCTTGGAGCGGAAGCCGAATATGTCTGGCACGACGCGGAGAGCTTAGACGAATATGACGGAATTCTTCTTCCCGGCGGTTTCTCTTACGGAGATTATCTCCGTTCGGGTGCTGTTGCACGCTTCAGCAATGTCATGAGAGAAGTAGTGAAGGCCGCAGAAGCAGGCAAGCCGGTATTGGGCGTCTGCAATGGATTTCAAATCCTGCTTGAAGCTGGCCTTTTGCCTGGGGCAATGAGAAGAAACGACAGCCTGAAATTCATTTGCCGCACGGTCGAATTGAAGGTTGAAAACAATGAAACGATGTTTTCATCCTCATACGAAAAAGGCGAGGTAATCAATATCCCAATCGCCCATGGCGAAGGTAACTATTATTGTGACGAAGCAACTTTAGAGGCTTTAAAGGCAAATAATCAGATTGTCTTTACTTATAACGAAACAAACCCAAATGGCAGCCTGGAAAACATCGCAGGCATTGTCAATGAAAAGGGAAATGTACTCGGCATGATGCCGCACCCTGAAAGAGCAGTTGATGAGCTTTTAGGGGGAGCAGATGGCCTGAAACTTTTTCAATCAATCGTAAAACAATGGAGGGAAGCACATGTCGTTAATGCTTGA
- the purL gene encoding phosphoribosylformylglycinamidine synthase subunit PurL has translation MSLMLEPSPEQLKAQKVYKEMGLSDDEFAMIEKIIGRLPNYTEIGLFSVMWSEHCSYKNSKPVLSKFPTTGEKVLQGPGEGAGIVDIGDGQAVVFKIESHNHPSAIEPYQGAATGVGGIIRDVFSMGARPVALLNSLRFGELDSPRVRYLFKEVVAGIAGYGNCIGIPTVGGEVQFDPSYEGNPLVNAMCVGLIDHKDIKKGQAHGVGNTVMYVGAKTGRDGIHGATFASEELTDQSESKRPAVQVGDPFMEKLLLEACLELVQSDALVGIQDMGAAGLTSSSAEMASKAGSGIEMNLDLVPQRETGMTAYEMMLSESQERMLIVVKKGREQEIVDLFSKYDLEAVSIGKVTDDKMLRLTHQGEVVAELPVDALAEDAPVYHKPSSEPQYYREFQAMENEIPAVEEYKETLVKLLQQPTIASKEWVYDQYDYMVRTNTVVAPGSDAAVIRIRGTRKGLAMTTDCNSRYMYLDPETGGKIAVAEAARNIICSGGQPLAITDNLNFGNPEKPEIFWQIEKAADGISEACRTLNTPVIGGNVSLYNETNGTAIYPTPVIGMVGLVEDIDHVTTQSFKAAGDLIYLVGETKDEFGGSELQKMTYGRIFGKAPELDLEKEEKAQEQILKAIRSGLVASAHDVAEGGLAVAAAESLIGSTGLGADIKVSGNATSALFSESQSRFLLSVKKENQEAFESLVDATLIGEVTDAPVLYLSNEEGLLLAEQVDVLKQAWKGAIPCLLK, from the coding sequence ATGTCGTTAATGCTTGAGCCAAGTCCGGAACAGTTAAAGGCACAGAAGGTATACAAAGAGATGGGATTGTCTGATGACGAATTTGCGATGATTGAAAAGATTATCGGGCGTTTGCCAAATTACACAGAAATCGGTTTGTTTTCGGTTATGTGGTCAGAGCATTGCAGCTACAAAAACTCAAAGCCCGTTTTAAGCAAGTTCCCGACAACAGGAGAGAAAGTACTTCAAGGACCAGGGGAAGGAGCTGGAATTGTTGATATTGGCGATGGGCAAGCAGTTGTTTTTAAAATCGAAAGCCATAACCATCCGTCTGCAATCGAGCCTTACCAGGGGGCAGCAACAGGTGTCGGCGGGATTATCCGCGATGTATTTTCAATGGGCGCAAGACCGGTCGCGCTCCTCAACTCTTTACGCTTTGGAGAATTGGATTCTCCTCGTGTACGGTACCTTTTTAAAGAAGTAGTCGCAGGCATTGCGGGCTACGGAAACTGCATCGGCATTCCAACAGTTGGGGGAGAAGTGCAGTTTGATCCTTCCTATGAAGGAAATCCGCTTGTAAACGCGATGTGCGTCGGCTTAATCGACCATAAGGATATCAAAAAAGGCCAGGCCCACGGAGTAGGCAACACAGTCATGTATGTTGGTGCAAAAACGGGCCGTGACGGTATCCATGGTGCTACTTTTGCATCTGAAGAATTAACAGACCAATCAGAATCAAAACGCCCGGCTGTCCAGGTTGGCGATCCATTCATGGAAAAGCTTCTGCTTGAAGCATGTCTTGAACTGGTCCAGTCTGACGCACTTGTCGGCATTCAGGATATGGGAGCTGCCGGTCTGACAAGCTCTTCTGCTGAAATGGCAAGCAAAGCGGGATCGGGAATTGAAATGAATCTGGACCTTGTTCCTCAAAGGGAAACAGGCATGACTGCATATGAAATGATGCTTTCCGAGTCTCAGGAGAGAATGCTGATAGTCGTGAAAAAAGGACGTGAGCAGGAGATCGTTGATTTATTTTCCAAATATGATCTGGAGGCCGTTTCGATTGGCAAGGTAACGGATGATAAAATGCTCCGCCTGACTCATCAGGGAGAAGTGGTGGCAGAGCTGCCGGTAGATGCACTTGCAGAGGATGCGCCGGTTTATCATAAGCCATCAAGCGAGCCGCAGTATTACCGTGAATTTCAGGCAATGGAAAATGAAATTCCTGCGGTTGAGGAATATAAAGAAACATTGGTAAAGCTTCTTCAGCAGCCGACGATTGCAAGCAAGGAATGGGTTTACGACCAGTACGACTATATGGTCCGCACGAATACAGTAGTGGCACCTGGATCAGATGCCGCAGTCATCCGCATCCGCGGCACCCGCAAAGGGTTGGCCATGACGACAGACTGTAATTCACGTTATATGTATCTTGATCCTGAAACAGGCGGAAAAATTGCTGTGGCTGAAGCGGCAAGAAATATCATTTGCTCCGGCGGCCAGCCATTGGCGATAACAGATAATCTGAACTTCGGAAACCCGGAGAAGCCTGAAATCTTCTGGCAGATCGAAAAAGCAGCAGACGGAATCAGTGAAGCATGCCGCACATTGAATACGCCAGTTATCGGCGGAAACGTCTCGCTATATAACGAAACAAATGGAACAGCTATTTACCCAACGCCTGTCATTGGAATGGTCGGGCTTGTAGAAGACATTGACCATGTGACAACACAATCTTTTAAAGCAGCTGGGGACTTAATTTATCTGGTTGGCGAAACAAAGGATGAATTCGGCGGCAGTGAGCTGCAGAAGATGACATACGGCAGGATTTTCGGAAAAGCGCCTGAACTGGATCTCGAAAAAGAAGAAAAGGCACAGGAGCAAATTTTAAAAGCCATTCGTTCGGGACTTGTAGCATCTGCCCATGATGTGGCAGAAGGCGGGCTGGCTGTAGCTGCTGCGGAAAGCCTGATCGGTTCAACAGGTCTGGGAGCGGATATCAAGGTATCAGGAAATGCGACTTCAGCTTTATTCAGTGAATCACAATCCCGTTTCTTGCTATCTGTTAAGAAAGAAAATCAGGAAGCTTTTGAAAGTTTAGTAGATGCGACACTAATTGGTGAAGTAACAGATGCACCTGTACTATATCTCTCCAACGAAGAGGGCCTATTGCTTGCCGAACAGGTTGATGTTCTGAAGCAGGCCTGGAAAGGAGCTATTCCATGCTTGCTGAAATAA
- the purF gene encoding amidophosphoribosyltransferase — MLAEIRGLNEECGVFGIWGHQDASQITYYGLHSLQHRGQEGTGMVVTDGKKLKGMKGEGLVTEIFTSDAMKEMDGKAAIGHVRYATAGGGGYENVQPLLFNSQSGSLALCHNGNLVNATALKHQLEGQGSIFQTSSDTEVLAHLIKRAGFSSLKDRVKNALSMIKGAYAFLIMTETELMVALDPNGMRPLSLGKIGDAYAVASETCAFDVVGAEFIRDILPGELLIIDDNGFRSEMFAMASNIAMCTMEYVYFSRPDSNINGINVHTARKNLGKQLALEVPIEGDVVTGVPDSSISVAIGYAEASGIPYEMGLIKNRYVGRTFIQPSQSLREQGVKMKLSPVRGVVEGKRVIMVDDSIVRGTTSRRIVTMLKEAGATEVHVLISSPPIKNPCFYGIDTSTKEELIAGNHSIEEIREIIGADTLTFLSTEGMVKAIGRKDGQCLACFTGQYPTEIYPSTLHPYEKV, encoded by the coding sequence ATGCTTGCTGAAATAAGAGGACTGAACGAAGAGTGCGGTGTTTTTGGAATCTGGGGGCATCAGGATGCCTCCCAGATCACGTATTACGGGCTTCACAGTCTGCAGCACCGCGGCCAGGAAGGCACCGGGATGGTTGTTACGGATGGAAAGAAGCTGAAAGGCATGAAAGGTGAAGGCCTTGTTACGGAAATTTTCACATCAGATGCCATGAAGGAGATGGACGGGAAGGCGGCAATCGGACATGTACGCTATGCGACTGCCGGAGGGGGCGGATATGAAAATGTCCAGCCTCTCTTGTTCAACTCACAAAGCGGCAGTCTTGCTCTTTGCCATAACGGAAACCTGGTGAATGCGACTGCATTGAAGCATCAGCTTGAAGGGCAGGGCAGCATTTTTCAAACGAGCTCGGACACAGAGGTGCTGGCTCACTTGATTAAGCGTGCAGGGTTTTCATCCCTAAAGGACCGTGTCAAAAATGCGTTATCCATGATTAAAGGAGCTTATGCTTTTCTGATTATGACCGAGACAGAACTGATGGTTGCGCTTGACCCGAACGGCATGAGGCCGCTCTCACTTGGCAAGATCGGCGATGCTTATGCGGTTGCATCTGAAACCTGTGCTTTTGATGTGGTCGGGGCAGAGTTTATCCGCGACATTCTGCCGGGAGAGCTGCTGATTATTGATGATAATGGATTCCGATCCGAGATGTTTGCCATGGCTTCTAATATTGCCATGTGCACGATGGAATATGTTTATTTCTCCCGTCCGGACAGCAATATCAACGGGATCAATGTGCATACAGCCCGGAAAAATCTTGGGAAGCAGCTGGCTCTTGAAGTGCCGATTGAAGGTGATGTTGTTACTGGTGTGCCGGATTCCAGCATTTCAGTTGCGATTGGATATGCTGAAGCGTCTGGCATTCCATACGAGATGGGTCTGATTAAAAACCGCTATGTGGGGCGCACATTTATCCAGCCATCCCAGTCGCTGCGTGAGCAGGGTGTGAAAATGAAGCTGTCTCCGGTACGCGGAGTGGTAGAAGGAAAGAGAGTCATCATGGTGGATGACTCGATCGTCCGCGGAACAACAAGCAGACGGATCGTTACCATGCTGAAGGAAGCTGGTGCGACTGAGGTGCATGTGCTGATCAGCTCACCGCCGATTAAGAATCCATGCTTCTATGGGATCGATACATCGACAAAGGAAGAATTGATCGCCGGCAATCATTCTATTGAGGAAATTAGAGAAATCATTGGTGCAGATACCCTTACCTTCTTAAGTACAGAGGGAATGGTCAAAGCAATTGGACGAAAAGACGGACAATGCCTGGCATGCTTTACAGGACAGTATCCGACGGAGATTTATCCGAGTACACTGCACCCTTACGAAAAGGTATAA
- the purM gene encoding phosphoribosylformylglycinamidine cyclo-ligase, with protein MANAYKQAGVDIEAGYEAVSRMKKHVQKTIRPGVLGGLGGFGGMFDLSELNLKEPVLVSGTDGVGTKLMLAFMMDKHDTIGIDAVAMCVNDIVVQGAEPLYFLDYIACGKAAPERIEAIVKGIADGCEQAGCALVGGETAEMPGMYSEEEYDLAGFAVGACEKSNLINGADIKAGDVLIGLASSGIHSNGYSLVRKLFFEKANLSLTDHVEELGCTLGEELLRPTKIYVKPLLSAMKQFKLKGMAHITGGGFIENIPRMLPEGLGAQLTESNWEVPPVFTVMEKIGGLERKEMYNIFNMGTGMVIAADKDNADELIAYFNEIGETAYLMGTVTDQEGIEIL; from the coding sequence ATGGCAAATGCATATAAACAGGCCGGAGTAGATATTGAAGCTGGCTATGAAGCAGTTTCCCGCATGAAAAAGCACGTACAGAAGACGATTCGTCCTGGTGTGCTTGGAGGTTTGGGCGGATTTGGCGGCATGTTCGATCTATCTGAACTGAACCTGAAGGAACCGGTTTTAGTATCAGGTACAGATGGTGTCGGCACGAAGCTGATGCTCGCTTTTATGATGGATAAGCATGACACGATTGGGATTGATGCGGTCGCAATGTGTGTTAATGATATTGTCGTACAGGGAGCGGAACCTCTTTATTTCTTGGATTATATCGCCTGCGGAAAAGCGGCGCCAGAACGGATTGAGGCGATTGTTAAAGGTATTGCGGATGGATGCGAACAGGCTGGATGTGCACTCGTAGGCGGTGAAACAGCCGAAATGCCTGGCATGTACAGTGAAGAAGAATATGATCTTGCCGGATTTGCGGTCGGTGCCTGTGAAAAATCCAATCTGATTAATGGTGCGGACATCAAGGCAGGAGATGTGCTGATCGGTCTTGCATCCAGCGGAATCCACAGCAATGGCTACTCACTTGTCCGAAAGCTGTTTTTCGAGAAAGCGAATTTGTCCTTAACAGATCATGTAGAAGAATTAGGCTGCACTTTGGGGGAAGAACTGCTTCGACCTACAAAAATTTATGTAAAGCCGCTTTTATCAGCTATGAAGCAATTCAAGCTGAAAGGCATGGCACATATTACAGGCGGCGGATTTATTGAAAATATCCCGCGCATGCTGCCTGAAGGTCTTGGCGCCCAGCTTACTGAAAGCAATTGGGAAGTGCCGCCGGTATTTACGGTGATGGAGAAGATCGGTGGACTTGAGCGCAAGGAAATGTACAACATTTTTAATATGGGAACAGGCATGGTGATTGCAGCGGACAAAGATAATGCTGATGAACTGATCGCCTATTTTAATGAAATTGGTGAAACAGCCTATCTGATGGGGACAGTAACGGATCAGGAAGGAATTGAAATTCTGTAA
- the purN gene encoding phosphoribosylglycinamide formyltransferase, with amino-acid sequence MKKIAVFASGSGTNFQAIADAVNKGDLQAEIVLFVCDRPGAYSIQRAKNEQVPQFVFSAKDYAGKAEYERAILQRLQESGAEYIILAGYMRLIGPTLLKQFEGRIINIHPSLLPAFPGKDAIGQALSANVKVSGVTVHFVDEGMDTGPIIAQAPVEINAGESLESLQKKIHEVEHKLYPQVLQNLFYAKMVES; translated from the coding sequence ATGAAAAAAATCGCAGTGTTTGCTTCCGGAAGCGGAACGAACTTTCAGGCCATTGCCGATGCTGTAAACAAAGGTGATTTGCAGGCTGAGATCGTCTTGTTTGTCTGTGATCGGCCAGGTGCATACAGCATCCAGCGTGCAAAAAACGAGCAAGTTCCGCAGTTTGTTTTTTCAGCAAAAGACTATGCTGGCAAAGCAGAGTACGAAAGAGCGATTTTGCAAAGGCTGCAGGAGAGCGGTGCCGAGTATATTATTCTCGCAGGTTATATGAGGCTGATTGGCCCGACGCTTTTGAAACAGTTTGAAGGCAGGATTATTAATATCCATCCTTCTCTTCTTCCCGCTTTTCCAGGTAAGGATGCAATTGGCCAGGCGTTATCTGCCAATGTGAAGGTAAGCGGTGTGACGGTTCATTTTGTCGATGAAGGGATGGATACTGGGCCGATTATTGCTCAGGCGCCAGTTGAAATAAATGCGGGTGAATCGCTGGAAAGCCTTCAAAAGAAGATACATGAAGTCGAGCACAAACTATATCCGCAGGTTTTGCAAAATCTTTTCTATGCTAAAATGGTAGAGAGTTAA